The genomic interval ACCGTCATTCGACCTGGCTGGTGAGCGCTCTCTGCTACATgaaactttttctttgctttattgaAATGAAGCCTTCGTGTTAGGGTGGGGCACGttttgcttgtttctctgtAGCAGTTAAACCTTCAGATTAATGTTGTTTAGCTTAATTATCAGAATGCTCAGGAATCGTGAAGGAGCGCTCCAAATACTGAACCTGGGAGATCCCTTTCTGGAAGCTTCTACATGAAACACCCTTGTATCTGCAGTTTGTGTTCTCCTTAATTCAAGATCACTGCGTCTTTAGCTGATTACTCTTTCCCAGAAAATGCAGTTGAATCCTTAAGCCCCCCCCACTTTTCTCTGACAGTTATGTTTCACCCCACAGTGCGCTGCAATCTACCGTTGAAATCCTGAGGCAGAAGTACGGCTTGGTACCAGGATCGTCCTAAGACTTCAGACCCTGAggaggctctgcagagctggtgaAGCTGGGCACTGTGTGCCTGTGCGTGCAGGAAATGGTGTTAATGGCCTTGTTTAATGAGGTCGACGGGTTATGGCAGGTTAATAAACAAGGGGTAATGAGAGTGACAGTTGATGGGGATCTGTTAATTACTGTTACATCTGCTGAAGCCTGAGAATCCCACCTGGGTATTTACGCTGATCTCTTTGTGCTGCTGTACCGTTCCCCCGAACCTGTCTGTTTTATTTACCTcatctaaaataaaatagtttggaTGTTGGACTGTTCTCAGGATGCGATGATGCAGACATCACTGATCCTCCCTCCCCATAAAACTTATCCACGTGTCTGTTTATTGTATCtatgccaaaagaaaaacaagggtGGGAAAGAGGTTTTTTGGGCTTTTGTGATGTTACAGCTGTGTTGTTCTCTggcttttttccctgtttgaaGCAGAATCAAAATCTGCGACTAAGGTGAAACTGGAGGTGCTCTTGAAAATTAACAGTATTCGTGTCCCCTCCCTAGAAAAGTGTTGCTCGGAAAGACCTGACTCCCTGCTAGCACGAGGAATAATGCCAAGCTCTTAGCGTGCTGGTCGTCATCTTTTAATGTGGGTCTTCCTCTCTTGATTTTGTTCTGTAACCAGTGACTAAGCTGAATAGGGAATGGATGAAAATTTGCGCTGCTATTTACTCTTCAAGGAAAAGTAACATTTATGGAGCTGTCTGGTAAGGAACTTGCATGTTTTTGTtacaaatgcttatttttagtTACTGTTGTCCATCACTTAGGACAGACTTAAGTGCTTAGCTAGAACATGTATGAAATCATCATGAATAGAACCTTGTTTCATgtccagagctgctgcttctcattttATTGATATGGACGAGTATAAAGTAATTCTATGGCAAATCTAGAAGGGTCTGACCATgttttaaatgacagaaaaagggaaagctCCCGTGAGCTGAAGTTCtttcaaagaacaaatgaaCGGTATTTTCAGCTGCGTTTTTATTGCGAGTGGCTTTTTTCCATTGGCTCGAAAGGGAATAAAGCAActtctgaatttttcagaaCTTGGCACACTAAATGATCAGTTAGGGGCTTTTAGTATAGATGGTTGCATTGCCTCAGTTTCCAGCACACACCGTAGTGGCAGTAAACAGCCACTAGCATTCCAGCTCTAATTCTCTGTAGTTATTTGGATGCAGTGGACCAAGGTAACAACACGCAGCGCAGAACTCCTTGGCATAGAAGCTCTTGGGTAAGCGAAAGGGTATGTAGCTGCCTGGCTTAGTTTCATCTACAGTAGACAATTTAGAGAaatctttattgtttttaacaGTAAACTGATAGGGAAATGTTTTGAAGGTTGCTAGCGGAGTGAGGGATCCGTGGTCATGGCAGGCAGCGGGCCAGGGGCTTCAAGTTAAATGCATGCTGGAACCCAGCTACCTACGTAAAACGTCCCCGAACATACACACCGTGAGGAAAACCCCATCTTTGGCCCACAAGCCAGCACCCCTTGCGAATTCCAGAAGAGCTCTGAAAAGTTCCTCTCTGCTACATCTGCAGAAGATGAgattcagctgctcctcagagaTTTCCTACTTGTAACGCTTCCTCCCGTGAGTTCGTAGCTGGGACTTGGGCAGTCCTTGGGACACTTGCAGGTTGCTGCTCGCGTTCAGCGGCCCGGCGAGGCTGAAGGTTCTGTGGCTGCGTTTCCTCGCGTGCTTTTTTCTGAAGCACTTCTCCGTGCTGCAGCTCTGTCGGCGGGCTGCCTTTCTGAGTCAGGCGAACGCTGAAGTCACATCAGCCACTGCTCTTTCTCCTTGCTGAAATGTTCCGCCCACCTGCGAGTCAGCTCCAGGTACATGTCGGGCTGATGGGGAAGGTAGTCGAGGTAAAGGCGCGTCAGTGTCTTCTTGGGGACAGCTTTCTCGATCTGGGTGCCTTCGTGCCATTCGTTGAAAGACGTGATGGAGACTATCTCCGGCCTGACCgtgagagcagcctgcagagcgGTTTCGTAGTACTTCCCGTTGACTCTGTTCCGAGTGTTGTGGTTGTTCCAGGGGCGGATGCTGGTGTCGATGTAGCCCGGGCCGACGCTGGGGATGAACATCAGGTTGTTGGAGTCGCAGAAAGTTTTGATTGCTTTCCAGTTCTGGTGGGATGAGCCGAAAGAGAAGCCGTTGGACGCAAAGTATGTGTACATGCCATCGTATCCCGCGGAGAGGATGTCGTTCTTGTGTCCTTCCTCCACCAGCAGCGCTATGAACACGGCGTCGTAGGCGGTGTTGCGGAGGGAGTGGGAGCCCGATGGCGTGAGAAGGTTGGCCCAGGATTCGGCTGGTGTCAAGTAGGAATCGTAGATATAAAACAGGGGGAGGCTCCTGCCAGTGCTGGTCCTGTACTTATAAAAAGCTGCGTGTGATCCGTATctagagagagagagcagaaagcTTTTTCAGAGACTCGGGTGATAAGCCCTCAAGCAGGTTTTGCCATTATAAGGCAAGCGTGATGTGAGACTTGACTTGCCGTAGGGGCCTCCTTTCTCAGAACCCTTCTCTGGAACCTTTATCTCCTTTATGGGAGTGGTTTTTTACTGTGGTGTTTGtgtccttcctttccttctgaagGAAAGGGTAGAGGTGCTGGCCTACACGCGATAAGCTTAGAAACCCgaacagaagaaagcagtttgGGGTTCTGAAGCCAAGGCATTGAA from Anser cygnoides isolate HZ-2024a breed goose chromosome 24, Taihu_goose_T2T_genome, whole genome shotgun sequence carries:
- the MANEAL gene encoding glycoprotein endo-alpha-1,2-mannosidase-like protein — translated: MLRRRRRGMLALLLASLFVFGTVMALRTLRAAAGLPAGVPGVAEPPEPPGARGMPPGAAPSYDLHAFYYAWYGSPRFEGRYLHWDHALVPHWDPKVSASYPRGRHRPPDDIGSSFYPALGPYSSRDPAVVDEHMGQLRDAAIGVLVLSWYPPGLADDSGEPSDSLVPFILDAAQRYAIKVAFHIQPYKGRDDHTVHENIKYIMDKYGSHAAFYKYRTSTGRSLPLFYIYDSYLTPAESWANLLTPSGSHSLRNTAYDAVFIALLVEEGHKNDILSAGYDGMYTYFASNGFSFGSSHQNWKAIKTFCDSNNLMFIPSVGPGYIDTSIRPWNNHNTRNRVNGKYYETALQAALTVRPEIVSITSFNEWHEGTQIEKAVPKKTLTRLYLDYLPHQPDMYLELTRRWAEHFSKEKEQWLM